The following proteins come from a genomic window of Streptomyces liliiviolaceus:
- the ygfZ gene encoding CAF17-like 4Fe-4S cluster assembly/insertion protein YgfZ, translated as MKSPLLSLPGAVPAEGADEGVAAHYGDLFREQRALADGTGFVDLSHRGVVAVTGSDRLSWLHLLLTQHVSDLPAGQATEALILSANGHVEHALYLVDDGTTTWAHVEPGTQDALLAYLESMKFFYRVEVADRTGDLAVVHLPAGSIAEVPEGVVVRETSYGRDLFLPRADLESFAGGAGEDGVKHGPAVGLLAYEALRVEQHRPRLGFETDHRTIPHELGWIGSAVHLQKGCYRGQETVARVQNLGKPPRRLVFLHLDGSEVHLPPHGTELRLADEGAEGRKIGFITTSVRHHELGPIALALVKRNVSLDARLTADGTAAAQEVVVEP; from the coding sequence ATGAAGAGCCCTCTGCTGTCCCTGCCCGGTGCCGTCCCCGCCGAGGGAGCGGACGAAGGCGTAGCCGCCCATTACGGCGACCTGTTCCGCGAGCAGCGTGCCCTCGCCGACGGCACCGGTTTCGTGGACCTCTCGCACCGCGGGGTGGTCGCCGTCACCGGTTCGGACCGGCTGAGCTGGCTGCATCTGCTGCTCACCCAGCACGTCAGCGACCTCCCGGCCGGCCAGGCCACCGAGGCGCTGATCCTCTCCGCGAACGGCCACGTCGAGCACGCGCTGTATCTCGTCGACGACGGCACGACGACCTGGGCGCACGTCGAGCCCGGCACGCAGGACGCGCTGCTCGCGTACCTGGAGTCGATGAAGTTCTTCTACCGGGTCGAGGTCGCCGACCGCACCGGCGATCTCGCGGTCGTGCATCTGCCCGCCGGTTCCATCGCCGAGGTCCCCGAGGGTGTCGTCGTGCGCGAGACCTCGTACGGGCGGGATCTGTTCCTGCCGCGCGCGGATCTTGAGTCGTTCGCCGGGGGCGCGGGCGAGGACGGCGTCAAGCACGGGCCCGCCGTCGGGCTGCTCGCCTACGAGGCCCTGCGCGTCGAGCAGCACCGGCCGCGGCTCGGTTTCGAGACCGACCACCGCACCATCCCGCACGAGCTGGGCTGGATCGGCAGCGCGGTGCATCTGCAGAAGGGCTGCTACCGCGGCCAGGAGACCGTCGCCCGCGTCCAGAACCTGGGCAAGCCGCCGCGCAGGCTCGTCTTCCTGCACCTGGACGGCAGCGAGGTCCATCTGCCGCCGCACGGCACGGAGCTGCGTCTCGCGGACGAGGGCGCGGAGGGCCGCAAGATCGGTTTCATCACGACGTCCGTACGCCATCACGAGCTGGGCCCGATCGCCCTCGCCCTCGTCAAGCGGAACGTGTCCCTCGACGCCCGGCTGACGGCCGACGGGACGGCCGCCGCCCAGGAGGTCGTGGTCGAGCCGTAG
- a CDS encoding Fur family transcriptional regulator: MVSTGSSTEGTGAGTTGAGADWKSDLRQRGYRLTPQRQLVLEAVDTLEHATPDDILVEVRKTASGVNISTVYRTLELLEELKLVSHAHLGHGAPTYHLADRHHHIHLVCRDCTNVIEADIEVAADFTAKLRETFGFVTDMKHFAIFGRCEECAAKSGTGTGTGTGTGTGTAGK, translated from the coding sequence GTGGTGAGCACTGGAAGCAGCACCGAAGGCACGGGCGCGGGCACGACGGGTGCGGGCGCCGACTGGAAGAGCGATCTGCGGCAGCGTGGCTATCGGCTCACGCCTCAGCGGCAGCTCGTGCTCGAAGCGGTGGACACCCTGGAGCACGCGACTCCCGACGACATCCTCGTGGAAGTGCGCAAGACGGCGTCGGGCGTCAACATCTCCACGGTGTACCGCACCCTTGAGCTCCTGGAGGAGCTCAAGCTGGTCTCGCACGCGCATCTGGGGCACGGTGCGCCCACGTACCACCTCGCGGACCGGCACCATCACATCCATCTGGTCTGCCGCGACTGCACGAACGTCATCGAGGCGGACATCGAGGTCGCCGCCGACTTCACGGCCAAGCTGCGCGAGACCTTCGGGTTCGTCACCGACATGAAGCACTTCGCGATCTTCGGCCGCTGCGAGGAGTGCGCGGCGAAGTCCGGCACGGGTACGGGTACAGGCACGGGTACTGGCACCGGGACCGCCGGGAAATAA
- a CDS encoding FABP family protein: MIEIPSDLHKDLVPLVFLLGEWTGAGVHDFPGAEKCNFGQEVSFTHDGRDFLEYHSHTWVLDSEGNKVRPLESESGFWRIDKDRKVEVVMVRDDGVVEIWYGDLAAKQPQIDLVTDAVARTAASGPYNGGKRLYGYVKSDLMWVGEKQTPEVPLRPYMSAQLKKVVSPDDVERWAKALPDDMPDDGIAFFK, from the coding sequence ATGATCGAGATCCCGTCCGACCTGCACAAGGACCTCGTCCCCCTCGTCTTCCTGCTCGGTGAGTGGACCGGCGCGGGCGTTCACGACTTCCCCGGCGCCGAGAAGTGCAACTTCGGCCAGGAGGTCAGCTTCACCCACGACGGCCGGGACTTCCTCGAATACCACTCGCACACCTGGGTCCTCGACTCCGAGGGCAACAAGGTGCGCCCGCTGGAGTCCGAGTCGGGCTTCTGGCGCATCGACAAGGACCGCAAGGTCGAGGTCGTGATGGTCCGCGACGACGGTGTGGTGGAGATCTGGTACGGCGACCTGGCCGCCAAGCAGCCGCAGATCGACCTGGTCACGGACGCGGTGGCGCGCACGGCCGCCTCGGGCCCGTACAACGGCGGCAAGCGCCTGTACGGCTACGTGAAGAGCGACCTCATGTGGGTCGGCGAGAAGCAGACCCCCGAGGTCCCGCTCCGCCCGTACATGTCGGCGCAGCTCAAGAAGGTCGTCAGCCCCGACGACGTCGAACGCTGGGCGAAGGCCCTCCCGGACGACATGCCGGACGACGGCATCGCTTTCTTCAAGTAG
- a CDS encoding DsrE family protein, translating to MAKKLVIKVTAGADAPERCSQAFTVAAVAVASGVDVSLWLTGESAWFALPGRAAEFELPHAAPLPDLLDSIVAGGRLTLCTQCAARRDITEKDVIDGVRIAGAQVFVQEALADDTQALVY from the coding sequence ATGGCGAAGAAGCTCGTGATCAAGGTGACGGCGGGGGCCGACGCCCCCGAACGCTGCTCGCAGGCCTTCACGGTGGCGGCGGTCGCCGTGGCCAGCGGGGTGGACGTCTCGCTCTGGCTCACCGGGGAGTCCGCGTGGTTCGCGCTGCCCGGCCGCGCCGCCGAGTTCGAGCTCCCGCACGCGGCCCCGCTGCCCGATCTGCTCGACTCGATCGTGGCCGGCGGCCGTCTCACCCTCTGCACACAGTGCGCGGCACGCCGGGACATCACCGAGAAGGACGTCATCGACGGCGTACGGATCGCGGGCGCGCAGGTCTTCGTGCAGGAGGCCCTGGCGGACGACACCCAGGCGCTCGTCTACTGA
- a CDS encoding DUF3099 domain-containing protein translates to MYARRRHVYFAMMGTCIGLFVLAWGVVRLWSVPVAVGMCVVAMVIPPLAAMTANRRGPDDRWWDDPSGDDKSDEWWDELDGKKRRR, encoded by the coding sequence ATGTACGCGCGAAGGCGGCACGTCTACTTCGCCATGATGGGGACGTGCATCGGGCTGTTCGTCCTGGCCTGGGGAGTCGTCCGGCTCTGGTCGGTCCCCGTGGCCGTCGGCATGTGCGTCGTGGCGATGGTCATCCCGCCGCTCGCCGCGATGACGGCCAACCGGCGGGGCCCCGACGACCGCTGGTGGGACGACCCGTCGGGCGACGACAAGTCCGACGAGTGGTGGGACGAACTGGACGGCAAGAAGCGCCGACGGTAG
- a CDS encoding DUF1416 domain-containing protein, with translation MCGAKAGGPDASTIKPGETTIQGHVTKDGEPVVGYVRLLDSTGEFTAEVPTSATGQFRFYAAEGTWTVRALVPGGTADRTVVAQTGGLAEVAIAV, from the coding sequence ATGTGTGGAGCGAAGGCCGGCGGCCCCGACGCCTCGACGATCAAGCCCGGTGAGACCACCATTCAGGGTCACGTGACCAAGGACGGCGAGCCGGTGGTGGGCTATGTCCGCCTGCTGGACTCGACGGGCGAGTTCACCGCCGAGGTTCCGACCTCGGCGACCGGACAGTTCCGGTTCTACGCGGCCGAGGGCACCTGGACCGTTCGCGCCCTCGTTCCGGGCGGCACGGCCGACCGCACGGTCGTCGCCCAGACGGGCGGCCTGGCGGAAGTGGCCATCGCCGTCTGA
- a CDS encoding sulfurtransferase, which produces MSRSDVLVDADWVQEHLDDPNVAVVEVDEDTSAYEKNHIRNAIRIDWTKDLQDPVRRDFVDQEGFEKLLSGKGIANDTLVVLYGGNNNWFASYAYWYFKLYGHDNVKLLDGGRKKWELDSRDLVDGSQVPERATTDYKAKPQNTAIRAFRDDVVSAIGSQNLVDVRSPDEFSGKLLAPAHLPQEQSQRPGHVPSARNIPWSKNANDDGTFKSDDELKELYADEQVDLAKDTIAYCRIGERSALTWFVLHELLGVENVKNYDGSWTEYGSLVGVPIELGANK; this is translated from the coding sequence ATGAGCCGCAGTGACGTCCTGGTAGACGCCGACTGGGTCCAGGAGCACCTGGACGACCCGAACGTGGCCGTCGTCGAGGTCGACGAGGACACGTCCGCGTACGAGAAGAACCACATCAGGAACGCCATCCGGATCGACTGGACCAAGGACCTCCAGGACCCGGTCCGCCGTGACTTCGTCGACCAGGAGGGCTTCGAGAAGCTCCTGTCCGGCAAGGGCATCGCGAACGACACCCTGGTCGTCCTCTACGGCGGCAACAACAACTGGTTCGCGTCCTACGCCTACTGGTACTTCAAGCTCTACGGCCACGACAACGTGAAGCTCCTCGACGGCGGCCGCAAGAAGTGGGAGCTCGACTCCCGCGACCTCGTCGACGGCTCGCAGGTCCCCGAGCGCGCCACGACCGACTACAAGGCCAAGCCGCAGAACACCGCGATCCGCGCCTTCCGCGACGACGTGGTCTCCGCGATCGGCTCGCAGAACCTGGTCGACGTGCGCTCGCCCGACGAGTTCAGCGGCAAGCTGCTCGCGCCGGCCCACCTGCCGCAGGAGCAGTCGCAGCGTCCGGGCCACGTCCCGTCCGCCCGCAACATCCCGTGGTCGAAGAACGCCAACGACGACGGCACCTTCAAGTCGGACGACGAGCTCAAGGAGCTCTACGCCGACGAGCAGGTCGACCTCGCCAAGGACACGATCGCGTACTGCCGCATCGGTGAGCGTTCCGCGCTCACCTGGTTCGTGCTCCACGAGCTGCTCGGCGTCGAGAACGTCAAGAACTACGACGGCTCGTGGACCGAGTACGGCTCCCTGGTCGGCGTCCCGATCGAGCTCGGCGCCAACAAGTAA
- a CDS encoding Ms5788A family Cys-rich leader peptide, translating to MTQQADLTKRRAVDLCRVAAMLCRTF from the coding sequence ATGACGCAACAGGCGGACCTCACGAAGCGGCGGGCAGTGGACCTGTGCCGCGTCGCCGCCATGCTCTGTCGCACCTTCTGA
- a CDS encoding LmeA family phospholipid-binding protein, with translation MRALRILLIVTIVLGGLFVIADRVAVGFAEDEAADRLKTNEGLSSTPDVSIKGFPFLTQVVGGELDEVQVGIKDYEADTSGATNGTDADVPAKIRIDNLTAQMRGVAFSGDYSSAKAASATGTATISYAELLKAAKAEPVDVATGVTAQVVGLSDGGNGKIKVEVEATVLGTKLPRPVSVLSSVSVKGDKVVVNADSLPNLGVQLAEDKVRLITDFQQKIDGLPGGIKLDKVEAAPKGVDIDVKGSDVSLVG, from the coding sequence ATGCGAGCACTGCGAATACTTCTGATCGTGACCATCGTCCTGGGCGGCCTCTTCGTCATCGCCGACCGCGTAGCCGTCGGCTTCGCCGAGGACGAGGCGGCGGACCGCCTGAAGACCAACGAGGGCCTGTCCAGCACCCCGGACGTCTCGATCAAGGGCTTCCCCTTCCTCACCCAGGTCGTCGGCGGCGAACTGGACGAGGTGCAGGTCGGCATCAAGGACTACGAGGCGGACACGAGCGGCGCGACGAACGGCACGGACGCCGACGTCCCCGCCAAGATCCGCATCGACAACCTCACCGCCCAGATGCGCGGCGTCGCGTTCTCCGGCGACTACAGCTCCGCGAAGGCGGCCAGCGCCACCGGCACGGCCACGATCTCGTACGCGGAGCTCCTCAAGGCGGCCAAGGCAGAGCCCGTGGACGTGGCGACCGGCGTCACCGCCCAGGTGGTCGGCCTCTCCGACGGCGGCAACGGCAAGATCAAGGTCGAGGTGGAGGCCACCGTGCTCGGCACGAAGCTGCCCCGCCCGGTCTCCGTGCTCAGCTCGGTCAGCGTCAAGGGCGACAAGGTCGTGGTGAACGCGGACTCCCTCCCCAACCTGGGCGTCCAGCTCGCCGAGGACAAGGTCCGGCTGATCACCGACTTCCAGCAGAAGATCGACGGCCTGCCGGGCGGCATCAAGCTCGACAAGGTCGAGGCGGCCCCCAAGGGCGTCGACATCGACGTCAAGGGTTCGGACGTCAGCCTCGTCGGGTAG
- a CDS encoding MoaD/ThiS family protein yields the protein MAQGTVRYWAAAKAAAGVAEEPYEAETLAQALDAARERHSGELARVLLRCSFLIDGDPVGTRGHETVRLAEGGTVEVLPPFAGG from the coding sequence ATGGCACAGGGCACAGTGCGTTACTGGGCCGCCGCCAAGGCCGCGGCAGGAGTCGCCGAGGAGCCGTACGAGGCGGAGACCCTCGCGCAGGCGCTGGACGCGGCACGCGAGCGACACTCCGGCGAACTCGCCCGCGTCCTGCTGCGATGCTCGTTCCTCATCGACGGCGATCCCGTGGGTACCCGCGGACATGAGACGGTACGGCTGGCCGAGGGCGGCACGGTCGAGGTGCTCCCGCCGTTCGCAGGAGGGTGA
- a CDS encoding alpha/beta hydrolase produces MSQGPAGHVTRSFIRPEPETAGGCTESASEGSPRGALRKFLRTADGVTIDAAYEPARNTSDTSGTSGATAGSDVSGPGTALVIVVAHGFTGDLDRPHVRRAATALARYAAVVTFSFRGHGASGGRSTVGDREVLDLAAAVEWARELGHTRVVTVGFSMGGSVVLRHAALHPKSDQEHEGRTGAHSDAVVSVSAPARWYYRGTAPMRRLHWLVTRPTGRAVGRYGLRTRIHHREWDPVPSSPVESVPLIAPTPLLIVHGDRDGYFPLDHPRMLAAASGDHADLWLEPGMGHAENAADDELLSRIGEWAAAHAG; encoded by the coding sequence ATGAGCCAAGGTCCGGCAGGTCATGTGACGCGATCTTTCATTCGTCCAGAACCTGAGACGGCGGGTGGATGTACGGAAAGTGCTTCGGAAGGATCTCCGCGAGGGGCGCTGAGAAAGTTTCTGCGCACCGCCGACGGGGTGACGATCGACGCCGCTTACGAGCCCGCGAGGAACACATCGGACACGTCCGGCACATCTGGCGCAACTGCCGGATCCGACGTGTCCGGGCCCGGAACAGCCCTGGTCATCGTGGTGGCGCACGGATTCACGGGCGATCTTGACCGTCCGCACGTCCGGCGGGCGGCGACGGCCCTCGCGCGGTACGCGGCCGTCGTCACCTTCTCTTTTCGCGGACACGGCGCCTCCGGCGGACGTTCCACGGTCGGCGACCGCGAGGTGCTCGATCTGGCGGCGGCGGTGGAGTGGGCGAGAGAACTCGGTCACACCCGGGTGGTCACCGTCGGCTTCTCCATGGGCGGCTCGGTGGTGCTCCGGCACGCGGCTCTGCACCCGAAGAGCGATCAGGAGCACGAGGGGCGCACGGGAGCGCATTCGGACGCGGTGGTTTCGGTCAGCGCACCCGCCCGTTGGTACTACCGGGGTACGGCCCCTATGCGGCGCCTGCACTGGCTGGTAACGCGGCCGACGGGCCGCGCGGTCGGCCGCTACGGCCTGCGAACCCGCATCCATCACCGCGAATGGGACCCCGTCCCGTCCTCCCCGGTGGAATCGGTCCCTCTCATCGCCCCCACCCCTCTCCTGATCGTCCACGGCGACCGGGACGGCTACTTCCCCCTGGACCATCCGCGGATGCTGGCCGCCGCCTCCGGCGACCACGCGGACCTGTGGCTGGAGCCGGGCATGGGCCACGCCGAGAACGCGGCGGACGACGAACTCCTGTCCCGTATCGGGGAATGGGCCGCCGCGCACGCGGGCTAG
- a CDS encoding winged helix-turn-helix transcriptional regulator — MSSLLLLTNALQPSTEVLPALGLLLHNVRVAPAEGPALVDTPGADVILIDGRRDLPQVRSLCQLLRSTGPGCPLVLVVTEGGLAAVTADWGIDDVLLDTAGPAEVEARLRLAMGRQQIVNDDSPMEIRNGDLSVDEATYSAKLKGRVLDLTFKEFELLKYLAQHPGRVFTRAQLLQEVWGYDYFGGTRTVDVHVRRLRAKLGPEHESLIGTVRNVGYRFVTPEKVDRAADEAKAKAAQPKPEDADETAHLDAAGAAKAPAQAPAKAQEEAVRPAQR, encoded by the coding sequence ATGAGTTCTCTGCTGCTCCTCACCAATGCCCTTCAGCCGTCGACGGAGGTGCTTCCCGCCCTCGGCCTCCTGCTGCACAACGTGCGCGTGGCCCCGGCGGAGGGGCCCGCACTCGTCGACACCCCAGGTGCCGACGTCATTCTCATCGACGGGCGCCGTGACCTCCCGCAGGTCCGCAGCCTCTGTCAGCTGCTGCGGTCCACCGGGCCCGGCTGTCCACTCGTCCTCGTCGTGACGGAGGGCGGCCTCGCGGCCGTCACCGCCGACTGGGGCATCGACGACGTGCTGCTCGACACCGCCGGTCCGGCGGAGGTCGAGGCGCGGCTGCGGCTGGCCATGGGCCGCCAGCAGATCGTCAACGACGACTCCCCCATGGAGATCCGCAACGGCGACCTCTCCGTGGACGAGGCCACCTACAGCGCCAAGCTCAAGGGCCGGGTCCTCGACCTGACCTTCAAGGAGTTCGAGCTCCTCAAGTACCTCGCCCAGCACCCGGGCCGCGTCTTCACCCGCGCCCAGCTGCTGCAGGAGGTCTGGGGCTACGACTACTTCGGCGGTACGCGGACGGTCGACGTGCACGTACGGCGGCTGCGCGCGAAGCTCGGCCCCGAGCACGAGTCGCTGATCGGTACCGTCCGGAACGTCGGTTATCGATTCGTTACTCCGGAGAAGGTGGACCGGGCCGCGGACGAGGCGAAGGCCAAGGCCGCACAGCCAAAGCCGGAGGATGCGGACGAGACGGCGCACCTCGACGCGGCCGGTGCCGCGAAGGCCCCGGCGCAGGCCCCCGCGAAGGCGCAGGAAGAAGCCGTACGACCTGCCCAGCGGTAG
- a CDS encoding LacI family DNA-binding transcriptional regulator → MAKVTRDDVARLAGTSTAVVSYVINNGPRPVAPATRERVLAAIKELGYRPDRVAQAMASRRTDLIGLIVPDARQPFFGEMAHAVEQAASERGKMVLVGNSDYVGEREVHYLRAFLGMRVSGLILVSHALNDLAAAEIEAWDARVVLLHERPEAIDDVAVVTDDVGGAHLATQHLLEHGYAYVACLGGVAETPTVGDPVSDHVEGWRRAMHEAGRSTEGRLFEALYNRYDAYQVGLRLLAGPDRPPAIFCSTDDQAIGVLRAARELRIDVPGELAVAGFDDIKEAALTDPPLTTIASDRSAMARAAVDLVLDDGLRVAGARRERLKLFPSSLVVRRSCGC, encoded by the coding sequence GTGGCCAAGGTGACTCGGGATGACGTGGCGCGACTGGCGGGTACCTCCACCGCCGTCGTCAGCTATGTCATCAACAACGGACCCCGGCCGGTTGCCCCGGCCACGCGCGAGCGTGTACTCGCCGCGATCAAGGAGCTGGGGTACCGGCCGGACCGGGTCGCCCAGGCCATGGCGTCGCGGCGCACGGATCTCATAGGCCTGATCGTGCCGGACGCGCGCCAGCCCTTCTTCGGGGAGATGGCGCATGCGGTCGAACAGGCCGCGTCCGAGCGCGGGAAAATGGTGCTCGTCGGCAACTCCGACTACGTCGGCGAGCGCGAGGTCCACTATCTGCGGGCCTTTCTCGGTATGCGGGTCTCGGGGCTCATCCTCGTCAGCCACGCGCTGAACGATCTGGCCGCCGCCGAGATCGAGGCGTGGGATGCCCGGGTGGTGCTGCTGCACGAGCGGCCCGAGGCCATCGACGACGTCGCGGTCGTCACGGACGACGTGGGTGGCGCGCATCTGGCCACGCAGCACCTCCTTGAGCACGGGTACGCGTATGTGGCCTGTCTCGGCGGTGTCGCGGAGACCCCCACCGTCGGTGACCCGGTCTCCGACCACGTCGAGGGGTGGCGGCGGGCGATGCACGAGGCGGGGCGCTCGACCGAGGGTCGCCTCTTCGAGGCGCTCTACAACCGGTACGACGCGTATCAGGTGGGGCTGCGGCTGCTGGCCGGGCCCGATCGGCCGCCGGCGATCTTCTGCTCCACGGACGACCAGGCGATCGGGGTGCTACGGGCGGCTCGTGAGCTGCGGATCGATGTGCCGGGGGAGTTGGCCGTCGCGGGGTTCGACGACATCAAGGAAGCGGCGTTGACCGATCCGCCGCTGACCACTATCGCGAGTGATCGGTCCGCGATGGCTCGGGCGGCCGTTGATCTTGTGCTCGATGACGGGCTTCGGGTTGCCGGGGCTCGGCGGGAGCGGTTGAAGTTGTTCCCGTCCTCGTTGGTCGTGCGGCGCAGCTGTGGGTGTTAG